The Pedobacter roseus genome contains a region encoding:
- a CDS encoding DNA methyltransferase, whose protein sequence is MIEKQKRDRYEMHKYWGKKPSSNLKVLIEKFSAEGDSVLDPFSGYGVFSCEAFLLNRNVISNDLNPIANFINRQLLNRDIDLKKLKKEWDIIKEELIPFVNNWYQLDLEAEKVQLINILRDNNDIPIKARFKVGGNKKTQEITLTKKQVEDYLKFENEQVISDWYPSVELIENSRISAKKGMTVAGLFTKRTLACHARLLSLIESKSTGNEKELFRLAFTANLANCSKLVPPIKTRGDMSQGAWMTGFYIGETYLENNVLQYFENRFTKVVKGKKDYLNFFEKELFEKKNQSYYITQFDAKALNIASDSIDYVFTDPPYGDAVPYFEQSIIWNSWLKFSPNYNEEIVISDAKSRGKNTSVFEIEVKKAFSEIRRVLKLGGYFSLTYHSLSGLEWKAITNACIENGFEMVDFNWLVQKTFTPRQINRSKSIKGDVLVTLQKSPCIESIIMDENQIEEFFKREIEDWLMKESLDTNEIFLRIMKIIFSRKIVVGNTDLLEILIKNFGFNDNNKWILNDKLELC, encoded by the coding sequence ATGATAGAGAAGCAGAAGCGAGATAGGTATGAAATGCACAAGTACTGGGGAAAAAAGCCTTCAAGTAACTTAAAGGTGTTGATAGAGAAATTTTCTGCTGAAGGGGATAGTGTTTTAGATCCATTTTCGGGATATGGGGTATTTTCGTGTGAAGCATTTTTGTTAAATAGAAATGTCATTTCAAATGATTTAAACCCAATTGCTAATTTTATTAACCGTCAATTACTAAACAGGGATATTGACTTAAAAAAGTTAAAAAAAGAGTGGGATATTATTAAGGAAGAACTTATTCCATTTGTTAATAATTGGTATCAATTGGATTTAGAGGCTGAAAAAGTTCAATTAATTAATATTTTACGCGACAATAATGATATTCCAATAAAAGCAAGATTCAAAGTTGGAGGTAATAAAAAAACTCAGGAGATAACATTAACCAAGAAACAAGTTGAGGATTATTTGAAATTTGAAAACGAACAAGTAATAAGTGACTGGTATCCATCTGTAGAGTTGATTGAGAATTCGAGAATTTCAGCTAAAAAAGGAATGACTGTTGCAGGATTATTTACAAAAAGAACCCTTGCTTGCCATGCAAGACTTTTGAGTCTGATAGAAAGTAAATCCACAGGAAATGAAAAAGAATTATTTAGATTGGCCTTTACCGCTAATCTGGCTAATTGTTCAAAATTGGTTCCTCCAATAAAAACCCGGGGCGATATGTCGCAGGGGGCTTGGATGACTGGTTTTTATATTGGAGAAACCTATCTGGAGAATAATGTTCTTCAGTATTTTGAAAATAGATTTACTAAAGTTGTTAAAGGAAAAAAAGATTACTTGAATTTTTTTGAAAAAGAACTTTTTGAAAAAAAAAATCAATCCTATTATATAACGCAATTTGACGCCAAGGCTCTAAATATTGCAAGTGATTCTATCGATTATGTTTTTACAGATCCGCCTTATGGAGATGCGGTTCCCTATTTCGAACAAAGTATTATATGGAATTCCTGGTTAAAGTTTTCTCCAAATTATAATGAAGAAATTGTCATATCAGATGCTAAATCAAGAGGTAAAAATACTTCGGTATTTGAAATTGAAGTTAAAAAGGCATTTTCTGAAATTAGGAGAGTGTTGAAATTGGGAGGATATTTTTCTTTAACTTATCATTCTCTATCGGGTTTGGAATGGAAAGCAATTACAAATGCTTGCATTGAAAATGGATTTGAAATGGTTGATTTTAATTGGCTGGTACAAAAAACTTTTACTCCACGACAAATTAACAGATCCAAAAGCATAAAGGGGGACGTGTTGGTTACTTTGCAAAAATCACCTTGCATAGAATCAATAATAATGGACGAGAATCAAATTGAAGAGTTTTTTAAAAGAGAAATTGAAGATTGGTTAATGAAAGAATCGCTCGATACCAATGAGATCTTTTTAAGAATTATGAAAATAATATTTTCTCGAAAAATCGTTGTTGGAAATACTGATTTACTTGAAATACTGATTAAGAACTTTGGTTTTAATGATAATAATAAATGGATATTGAATGACAAACTTGAGCTTTGCTGA
- a CDS encoding DeoR/GlpR family DNA-binding transcription regulator, which yields MVKEERLQIIIDTLEKDSKVRLDGLSALLNVSEDTVRRDIKELDSQGLLRAVRGGAISRSPIPQHYRDREKYNQQHKQVIANKALQFLKDGQVVFFDGGTSVVALAAVLPKDLKITIITNSFPVANILEDHPGAEVIFAGGRLHKTAFTTMGQETIDTFKKVRADICMLGICSLHHSMGITSISYEDAQLNNIIINQAQKTIALSALEKINTVEPYYVCPVTDVDVIITETDANDAALAPYKHLGIEVV from the coding sequence ATGGTAAAGGAAGAGCGACTACAAATCATCATAGATACCCTTGAAAAAGACAGTAAGGTAAGACTGGATGGGTTAAGTGCATTGTTGAATGTATCAGAGGATACCGTGCGCCGCGACATTAAAGAGCTCGATTCGCAAGGGCTGCTCCGTGCAGTTCGCGGCGGTGCAATTTCCCGCTCTCCTATACCACAGCACTACAGGGATAGGGAAAAATACAACCAGCAGCATAAGCAAGTCATTGCCAACAAGGCTTTGCAGTTTCTGAAAGATGGCCAGGTAGTATTTTTTGATGGTGGTACTTCGGTAGTTGCACTTGCCGCGGTATTGCCAAAAGATTTAAAGATTACCATCATTACCAACAGCTTTCCGGTAGCTAATATTTTAGAAGATCATCCTGGTGCAGAAGTGATATTTGCCGGTGGAAGATTGCACAAAACTGCATTTACCACTATGGGACAGGAAACCATCGATACTTTTAAGAAAGTGAGGGCCGATATCTGTATGTTGGGGATTTGCAGTTTGCACCACAGCATGGGCATTACATCCATTAGTTATGAAGATGCCCAGTTAAACAACATTATAATTAACCAGGCGCAGAAAACCATAGCGCTTTCGGCACTCGAAAAAATAAATACGGTAGAGCCTTATTATGTTTGCCCGGTTACCGATGTAGATGTAATCATTACCGAAACCGATGCTAATGATGCTGCTTTAGCACCTTATAAGCATTTGGGGATCGAAGTGGTTTAA
- a CDS encoding threonine aldolase family protein, with translation MNNRFLDFRSDTVTKPTAGMLDAMMTAKVGDDVFGEDETVHALETKLASTFNMEAGLFCPSGTMTNQIAIKCFTQPMDEVICDQTAHVYRYEIGGIAYHSAASVRLLHGERGILTPELIEPEINEDNIHYPNSSLVVLENTVNKGGGSCYTLSQIAPIHHLCNIKGLKLHLDGARIFNALAATGDHADEYGKYFDGISVCLSKGLGAPVGSVLLGTKQMIHKARKIRKAFGGGMRQAGFLAAAGIYALDNHVIRLKEDHAHAKALANALATAKYVKSVMPVETNIVIFEVEKGSAEKIVNQLKEKGLHCNTTSASTVRLVTHLDLSAEMIDQAIEIILHLS, from the coding sequence ATGAATAACAGATTTTTAGATTTCAGGAGTGACACCGTAACCAAACCAACAGCCGGAATGTTGGATGCCATGATGACTGCAAAAGTGGGCGATGATGTTTTTGGGGAAGATGAAACGGTGCATGCATTGGAGACAAAACTGGCCTCAACTTTTAATATGGAAGCCGGATTATTTTGTCCGTCGGGAACGATGACCAACCAGATTGCAATCAAGTGTTTTACACAGCCCATGGACGAGGTGATTTGCGATCAGACTGCGCATGTTTACCGTTACGAAATCGGTGGCATTGCCTATCATTCCGCAGCATCGGTAAGGTTGTTGCATGGCGAACGCGGCATCTTAACCCCCGAGTTGATCGAGCCTGAAATCAATGAAGATAATATCCATTACCCGAACTCCAGTTTGGTGGTTTTAGAAAATACAGTAAATAAAGGCGGCGGAAGCTGTTATACTTTATCGCAGATTGCACCAATCCACCACCTTTGTAATATAAAAGGGTTAAAACTGCATTTAGATGGTGCGCGTATTTTTAATGCGCTTGCAGCAACCGGTGATCATGCAGATGAGTATGGCAAATACTTCGATGGTATTTCGGTTTGCTTATCTAAAGGCCTGGGTGCACCGGTTGGTTCTGTGCTTTTGGGAACCAAACAGATGATCCATAAAGCACGAAAAATCAGAAAAGCTTTTGGTGGAGGTATGCGTCAGGCTGGATTTTTGGCTGCTGCCGGTATTTATGCGCTTGATAACCACGTAATACGTTTAAAGGAAGATCACGCCCATGCAAAGGCTCTGGCCAATGCATTAGCAACAGCAAAATATGTAAAATCGGTTATGCCGGTAGAAACCAACATCGTAATCTTCGAAGTAGAAAAAGGATCAGCAGAGAAAATTGTAAACCAGTTAAAGGAAAAAGGATTGCATTGCAATACCACCAGCGCGAGTACCGTCCGTTTGGTTACTCATCTGGATTTAAGCGCTGAAATGATCGATCAGGCTATTGAAATAATATTACATTTGTCTTAG
- a CDS encoding NUDIX hydrolase translates to MEQILPHLDSVFSIDCVLFGFDGKELKILLIERNEEPFKDWWALPGNIVGPDESLDQSASRILYELTGLRGIFMEQYYAFGDPNRHPQGRVITLAYYALIRLGGDKELRPISTYAKRANWLPITDLPKLAFDHQKIYDKGLEKIKRRIKHQPIAFELLPEKFTLTQLQHVYELVLGKKLDKRNFRKKIVSFGVLKELDEKQKGVSYRAATLYRFDKRKYAKLFGKEISF, encoded by the coding sequence TTGGAACAAATTTTACCACATTTAGATTCTGTATTCTCGATAGATTGCGTTTTGTTTGGATTTGATGGTAAGGAACTAAAAATCTTACTTATTGAAAGGAATGAAGAACCGTTTAAAGATTGGTGGGCACTGCCCGGTAACATTGTTGGTCCTGATGAAAGTTTAGATCAATCAGCCTCACGGATTTTGTACGAACTTACCGGTTTGCGCGGTATTTTTATGGAGCAGTATTATGCTTTTGGCGATCCGAACAGGCACCCGCAGGGTCGGGTTATCACCCTGGCGTATTATGCGTTGATCCGTTTGGGCGGCGATAAAGAGTTGCGCCCGATCAGTACCTACGCCAAACGCGCCAACTGGTTGCCGATTACCGATCTGCCTAAACTGGCTTTCGATCATCAAAAAATTTACGACAAAGGTTTAGAAAAAATAAAACGCCGGATTAAACACCAGCCGATTGCTTTCGAACTCCTGCCTGAAAAATTTACCTTAACCCAGCTACAACATGTTTATGAACTGGTTTTGGGCAAAAAACTGGATAAGCGGAACTTCAGAAAAAAGATTGTAAGTTTTGGGGTATTAAAAGAGCTCGACGAAAAACAAAAAGGTGTATCGTACCGCGCGGCTACTTTGTACCGCTTTGATAAACGTAAATATGCGAAGCTTTTTGGTAAGGAGATTTCTTTTTAG
- the gap gene encoding type I glyceraldehyde-3-phosphate dehydrogenase has translation MSKIGINGFGRIGRLVFRAALKRGLDIVAINDLIEPDYMAYMLKYDTTHGKFDGTIEVVDGNLVVNGKTIRVTAERNPADLKWDAVGVEVVIESTGLFLTRADAEKHIAAGAKKVVFSAPAKDSDIPTYVMGVNHHKLTADQTIVSNASCTTNCLAPIAKVLNDNFGIVEGLMSTIHAVTATQKTVDGPSAKDWRGGRGGFSNIIPSSTGAAKAVGMVLPELKGKLTGMSFRVPVADVSVVDLTARLEKPATYEQIKAAMKAASEGELKGVLAYTEDEVVSSDFIGDDHASIFDAKAGISLNDNFVKVVSWYDNEWGYSSALAKFVEYYASL, from the coding sequence ATGAGCAAAATTGGAATAAACGGCTTTGGCCGTATTGGCAGACTGGTTTTCAGAGCTGCATTAAAAAGAGGATTAGATATCGTTGCGATCAATGATTTGATCGAGCCTGATTATATGGCATACATGTTGAAATATGATACAACCCACGGTAAATTTGATGGTACCATCGAGGTTGTTGACGGTAACTTAGTGGTTAATGGCAAAACAATCCGTGTAACTGCTGAAAGAAACCCGGCTGATCTAAAATGGGATGCTGTAGGTGTTGAAGTAGTAATCGAATCAACAGGTTTATTCTTGACCCGTGCTGATGCTGAAAAACACATCGCCGCAGGTGCTAAAAAAGTAGTTTTCTCTGCTCCTGCAAAAGATAGCGATATCCCTACTTATGTAATGGGCGTTAACCACCATAAATTAACTGCAGATCAAACTATCGTTTCTAATGCATCTTGCACCACAAACTGTTTAGCTCCTATTGCTAAAGTTTTAAATGATAACTTCGGTATCGTTGAAGGTTTAATGAGCACAATCCACGCGGTAACTGCAACTCAAAAAACAGTTGATGGTCCATCGGCTAAAGATTGGAGAGGTGGCCGTGGTGGTTTCTCTAACATTATCCCTTCTTCTACCGGTGCTGCCAAAGCAGTAGGTATGGTTCTACCTGAATTAAAAGGTAAATTAACTGGTATGTCTTTCCGTGTTCCTGTTGCTGACGTTTCTGTTGTAGATTTAACTGCACGTTTAGAAAAACCAGCTACTTATGAGCAAATCAAAGCAGCTATGAAAGCAGCTTCAGAAGGTGAGTTAAAAGGCGTATTGGCTTATACTGAAGACGAAGTTGTTTCTTCTGACTTCATCGGTGACGACCACGCATCTATTTTTGATGCAAAAGCAGGTATCTCATTGAACGATAATTTCGTTAAAGTGGTATCTTGGTACGATAACGAATGGGGATATTCTTCTGCATTGGCTAAATTCGTAGAATATTACGCGAGTTTGTAA
- the accC gene encoding acetyl-CoA carboxylase biotin carboxylase subunit: MSNEILTKMPENSKPQVPISKLLIANRGEIALRIMRSAKEMGIKTVAVFSEADRNALHVRYADEAIFIGPAPSNQSYLVGEKIIDACKLTGAEAIHPGYGFLSENAGFAQKVADAGLILVGPSPQAMETMGNKLSAKAAALKYNIPMVPGTEEAIQDVNEAKQRAIEVGFPILIKAAAGGGGKGMRIVERAEDFEEQMQLAVSEATSAFGDGAVFIERYVTSPRHIEIQVLGDTHGNIVHLFERECSVQRRHQKVVEEAPSSVLTEEIREQMGKCAVDVARSVNYTGAGTVEFILDENLDFFFLEMNTRLQVEHPVSELITGIDLVKEQIKIASGERLSFSQEDLKINGHAIELRVYAEDPANNFLPDIGTLQTYNTPKGNGVRVDDGFEQGMEIPIYYDPMIAKLITYGKDREEAIERMVRAIEEYDITGIETTLGFGKFVMQHEAFKSGNFDTHFVGKYFKPENLKVQDETEALIAALIAAKLFQKNEQVKPGSAEVKKASDWRKNRLKY; the protein is encoded by the coding sequence ATGTCTAACGAAATTCTAACCAAAATGCCCGAAAACTCCAAACCCCAAGTTCCGATCTCCAAACTTTTAATCGCTAACCGTGGCGAAATTGCTTTACGTATTATGCGTTCTGCGAAAGAGATGGGAATAAAAACGGTTGCCGTTTTTTCTGAAGCCGACCGCAATGCATTACATGTGCGTTATGCCGATGAGGCTATTTTTATCGGGCCTGCACCTTCAAACCAAAGTTATCTTGTGGGAGAGAAAATTATCGATGCCTGTAAACTAACAGGTGCCGAAGCCATTCATCCTGGTTATGGTTTCTTGTCCGAAAATGCAGGATTTGCGCAAAAAGTTGCCGATGCCGGGCTGATTTTAGTAGGCCCTTCGCCGCAGGCAATGGAAACGATGGGTAATAAACTCTCGGCGAAGGCCGCGGCTTTAAAATACAATATCCCCATGGTGCCGGGAACGGAGGAAGCCATTCAGGATGTAAACGAGGCAAAACAGCGTGCCATTGAAGTTGGCTTTCCCATTTTAATCAAAGCTGCTGCTGGCGGTGGTGGCAAGGGGATGCGTATTGTAGAGCGGGCGGAAGATTTTGAAGAGCAGATGCAGCTTGCCGTGAGCGAGGCTACTTCAGCCTTTGGCGATGGAGCCGTTTTTATCGAACGTTATGTTACTTCGCCAAGGCACATCGAAATACAGGTTTTGGGCGATACCCATGGCAATATCGTTCACCTTTTTGAACGTGAATGCTCTGTGCAGCGCCGTCACCAAAAAGTAGTTGAAGAAGCACCTTCTTCGGTTTTAACGGAAGAAATCAGAGAGCAGATGGGTAAATGTGCGGTAGATGTGGCCCGTTCGGTAAACTACACCGGAGCCGGTACCGTTGAGTTTATCCTTGATGAAAACCTTGATTTCTTTTTCCTTGAAATGAATACCCGTTTGCAGGTAGAACATCCGGTAAGCGAACTGATTACAGGGATCGACCTGGTAAAGGAGCAGATTAAAATTGCTTCCGGCGAAAGATTGAGTTTTAGCCAGGAAGATTTAAAAATCAACGGGCATGCCATCGAACTCAGGGTTTATGCCGAAGATCCAGCCAATAATTTCCTGCCTGACATCGGTACTTTACAGACTTACAATACCCCTAAGGGTAATGGCGTAAGGGTTGATGACGGCTTTGAACAGGGCATGGAGATCCCGATTTATTATGATCCGATGATTGCCAAACTGATCACATACGGTAAAGACAGGGAAGAAGCCATTGAACGGATGGTGAGGGCTATTGAAGAATATGATATTACAGGGATAGAAACTACCCTGGGTTTTGGTAAATTTGTCATGCAGCACGAAGCCTTTAAAAGCGGTAATTTTGACACCCATTTTGTTGGAAAATATTTTAAACCCGAAAATTTAAAGGTTCAGGATGAAACAGAAGCGTTGATTGCCGCGCTAATTGCTGCAAAACTTTTTCAAAAGAATGAACAGGTAAAACCGGGCAGTGCTGAGGTTAAAAAGGCTTCGGATTGGAGAAAGAATAGATTGAAATACTAG
- the pfkA gene encoding 6-phosphofructokinase, with protein sequence MEPNIKNIAVLTSGGDAPGMNAAIRAVVRTGIYHGINMFGVMQGYQGLITDNIKPMDARSVSNILHLGGTILKTARCLEFKTDEGQQIAYNNLKKNDIDGLVVIGGDGTFTGAKRFSETFGVKVIGIPGTIDNDLVGSDFTLGYDTAINTVIEAIDKIRDTADAHDRLFFIEVMGRDSGCIALRSSIASGAEAVLLPERETSVTELINKLALGAATKKSSSIVIVAEGHKQGGAYDIAKKVKETFDHYDTKVTILGHLQRGGSPSSFDRILGSRLGFAAVNALIAGETEQMVGLKGNEIKLTSIREALTAHSFKLEPDLMEMTEVLSI encoded by the coding sequence ATGGAGCCAAATATAAAAAATATAGCTGTACTAACTTCTGGAGGCGACGCCCCAGGAATGAATGCTGCAATTAGAGCTGTTGTTCGTACCGGAATTTACCATGGCATTAATATGTTCGGGGTAATGCAGGGTTACCAGGGTCTAATAACCGACAACATAAAACCAATGGACGCCCGTTCTGTAAGTAATATTTTACACCTGGGTGGTACCATATTAAAAACTGCACGCTGTTTAGAATTTAAAACAGACGAAGGTCAGCAGATTGCTTATAACAATTTAAAGAAAAACGATATCGACGGTTTAGTGGTGATTGGCGGTGACGGAACCTTTACCGGTGCCAAACGATTTTCTGAAACTTTCGGCGTTAAAGTGATCGGCATACCAGGAACGATTGATAACGATTTGGTTGGATCTGATTTTACTTTGGGTTACGATACCGCAATTAATACCGTAATCGAAGCAATTGATAAGATCAGGGATACTGCTGATGCGCATGACCGTTTATTCTTTATTGAAGTAATGGGCCGCGACTCAGGATGTATCGCTTTAAGAAGTTCGATTGCCAGTGGTGCCGAAGCGGTGCTTTTGCCTGAAAGGGAAACCAGCGTAACCGAATTAATCAATAAACTGGCTTTGGGCGCGGCGACAAAAAAATCTTCGAGTATTGTTATCGTAGCCGAAGGACATAAACAGGGCGGCGCTTATGATATTGCCAAAAAGGTAAAAGAAACTTTTGATCATTACGACACTAAAGTAACCATACTTGGCCACCTGCAACGTGGCGGTAGCCCAAGCAGTTTCGACAGAATTTTAGGCAGTCGTTTAGGTTTTGCGGCAGTAAATGCGTTAATTGCAGGCGAAACGGAACAAATGGTAGGTTTAAAAGGAAACGAAATAAAATTAACCAGTATAAGAGAGGCTTTAACAGCTCACTCCTTTAAACTCGAACCCGATTTAATGGAAATGACAGAGGTACTTTCAATATAA
- a CDS encoding N-acetylglucosamine kinase, which yields MIVIADGGSTKTNWCLINEAGRKIYFNTEGYNPYFSKGEYIVKSLNETLPDHLEREKLTAVYYYGAGCSTPANVKIVADAMQQIFTNATIFVGHDLLASSRALLGNEPGFAAILGTGTNSCLYDGTEITMNIDSLGYFLGDEGSGSYIGKRILSDYMKGYMPKGLREAFYDNYALTNEDIFDNIYNKPLPNRFCASFSKFLYDFKDNYEDYAFATIDYAFTAFFEALVIHYPNYKDHKLNCVGSVGYSFRDILSIVADRYEMGVGKIIRSPIDDLVHYHLELAPKA from the coding sequence ATGATAGTAATTGCAGACGGCGGATCTACCAAAACAAATTGGTGCTTGATTAACGAGGCCGGCAGAAAAATTTACTTTAACACCGAAGGTTACAATCCATATTTTTCCAAAGGAGAGTACATTGTAAAGTCTTTGAATGAGACTCTTCCAGACCACTTGGAAAGAGAAAAATTAACAGCAGTTTATTACTACGGTGCAGGTTGTTCTACGCCAGCAAATGTAAAGATTGTGGCTGATGCCATGCAACAGATTTTTACCAATGCAACCATTTTTGTAGGTCATGATTTACTTGCCTCTTCGAGGGCGCTTCTTGGAAACGAGCCAGGATTTGCCGCTATCTTAGGTACAGGTACAAATTCATGTTTATATGATGGTACAGAAATTACCATGAACATCGATTCATTGGGATATTTTTTAGGTGATGAAGGCAGTGGTTCGTACATCGGTAAACGTATTTTGAGCGATTACATGAAAGGTTACATGCCAAAAGGTTTACGTGAAGCTTTTTACGACAACTATGCTTTAACCAACGAAGATATTTTCGATAACATTTACAATAAGCCATTGCCAAACCGTTTCTGCGCAAGCTTCAGTAAATTTTTATACGATTTTAAAGATAATTACGAGGATTACGCTTTCGCAACCATCGATTATGCCTTTACTGCATTTTTCGAAGCTTTGGTAATCCACTACCCTAACTACAAAGACCACAAATTAAACTGTGTGGGTTCTGTAGGTTATAGTTTCCGTGATATTTTAAGTATAGTAGCCGACCGTTATGAAATGGGCGTGGGTAAAATTATCCGCTCACCTATAGATGACCTGGTACATTATCACTTAGAATTAGCGCCGAAGGCATAG
- a CDS encoding riboflavin synthase: MFTGIIETLGEVTAIKNDHTNIHFTISSAISHELKIDQSVAHNGVCLTVVALSDGTHTVTAIDETLNKTNLDDLKVGSKINLERCMQMNARLDGHIVQGHVDQTAVCVKREELDGSWEYRFKYDASAGNVTVEKGSACVNGISLTVVNSQADEFSVFIIPYTFEHTNLQEVEVGDTVNLEFDIIGKYVARLMNR; this comes from the coding sequence ATGTTCACAGGAATTATAGAAACACTTGGCGAGGTTACCGCCATCAAAAACGACCATACCAATATCCACTTTACCATTTCATCGGCCATCAGTCATGAGCTTAAAATAGACCAAAGTGTAGCCCATAATGGGGTTTGCTTAACTGTTGTAGCTTTAAGTGACGGAACACATACGGTTACCGCTATTGATGAAACGCTAAATAAAACCAATCTTGATGATTTAAAAGTAGGCAGTAAAATCAATCTGGAACGCTGCATGCAGATGAATGCCCGTTTAGATGGTCATATTGTACAAGGCCACGTAGACCAGACTGCGGTTTGCGTTAAACGCGAAGAACTGGATGGCAGCTGGGAATACCGTTTTAAATATGATGCTTCTGCCGGAAATGTAACCGTAGAAAAAGGCTCGGCCTGTGTAAACGGCATTAGCCTAACGGTTGTAAATTCCCAGGCGGACGAATTTTCGGTATTTATTATTCCTTATACCTTTGAGCACACCAATTTACAGGAGGTTGAGGTTGGAGATACCGTAAATTTAGAATTCGATATTATCGGGAAGTACGTAGCCCGTTTAATGAACAGGTAG
- a CDS encoding 5' nucleotidase, NT5C type, whose product MKKTIGIDMDGVLADIEDHILQTYQAETGISLTRNDIKGKSEEELFPDRAMVMKICNRTGFFRNLPVMEGAVEAVKKLMEDYEIYIVSAAMEFPLSLFEKHEWLAEHFPFISWKNIILCGDKSIIDTDYLIDDHCKNLDFCKGKPLMFTAFHNVEKDHHQRINHWNEVPALLKQLEEENLTLA is encoded by the coding sequence ATGAAAAAGACAATAGGCATTGATATGGATGGCGTTCTCGCCGACATAGAAGATCATATACTTCAGACCTACCAGGCAGAAACAGGCATTTCGCTTACCCGAAACGATATAAAAGGCAAATCGGAGGAAGAACTTTTTCCTGATAGGGCAATGGTAATGAAGATCTGTAATAGAACGGGCTTTTTCAGGAACCTGCCGGTTATGGAAGGTGCTGTTGAAGCCGTAAAAAAACTAATGGAAGACTACGAGATCTATATCGTTTCGGCCGCCATGGAATTTCCCTTATCGCTTTTCGAAAAACACGAATGGCTGGCAGAGCATTTCCCTTTCATCAGCTGGAAGAACATCATCTTATGCGGCGACAAAAGCATTATAGATACTGATTACTTAATTGATGATCATTGCAAAAACCTCGATTTCTGTAAAGGCAAACCTTTAATGTTTACGGCATTCCATAATGTAGAAAAAGATCATCACCAGCGGATTAACCACTGGAACGAGGTACCAGCTCTGCTGAAGCAACTGGAAGAGGAAAACCTGACATTGGCATAA